From Lonchura striata isolate bLonStr1 chromosome 3, bLonStr1.mat, whole genome shotgun sequence, one genomic window encodes:
- the PDCD2 gene encoding programmed cell death protein 2 isoform X1, giving the protein MAPGVELGFAAAAEGPGAAWRLRSTYFPSKVGGRPAWLGEAGLPGPAALRCGRCQQPCAFLLQLYAPLPGRPDAFHRSLFVFACRSPACYRPPGPRGPFRVFRSQLPRRNDTYPEEPPPEEPPPGPAPAPPRRLGSGAALCRVCGCLGPRCCGRCRRAAYCGPEHQALDWRRGHRRSCDQHAAGDDSADAIPEHNEFLFPEYEILIEPEEPEFPADSTDDEQEAEDTSKDTKEQEELGAAGTADEAFQSLDEKTLEAMAKHETEEEKIFRMFKNQTAAEPEQIIRYCRGGEGPLWVSGENRPEEKDIPNCVCGAKRIFEFQIMPQLLNHLQVDSLGESIDWGTLVVYTCAESCGGGSEYLEEFIWKQDYSMGCTL; this is encoded by the exons ATGGCTCCCGGCGTGGAGCTGGGTttcgcggcggcggcggagggcCCGGGCGCTGCCTGGCGGCTGCGCAGCACCTACTTCCCCAGCAAGGTCGGGGGCCGGCCGGCGTGGCTGGGCGAGGCCGGGCTGCCGGGCCCCGCCGCTCTGCGCTGCGGccgctgccagcagccctgcgccttcctgctccagctgtaCGCGCCGCTGCCCGGCCGCCCCGACGCCTTCCACCGCAGCCTCTTCGTGTTCGCCTGCCGCAGCCCCGCCTGCtaccgcccgcccggcccgcgcggGCCCTTCCGCG TGTTCCGGAGCCAGCTGCCGCGGCGGAACGACACGTACCCCGAGGAGCCGCCCCCCGAGGAGCCgcccccgggcccggcccccgcgCCCCCGCGGCGGCTGGGCAGCGGCGCCGCGCTCTGCCGCGTCTGCGGCTGCCTGGGGCCGCGCTGCtgcgggcgctgccgccgcgccGCCTACTGTGGGCCCGAGCACCAGGCGCTGGACTGGCGGCGCGGGCACCGCCGCTCCTGCGACCAGCACGCCGCCGGAG ATGACTCGGCAGATGCAATTCCAGAGCATAATGAATTCCTTTTTCCAGAATATGAAATTTTGATAGAACCTGAGGAACCAGAATTTCCTGCTGACAGCACTGATGATGAACAAGAAGCTGAAGATACATCAAAGGACACAAAAGAACAAGAGGAACTTGGagctgcaggcactgcag ATGAAGCATTTCAGTCCTTAGATGAAAAGACATTGGAAGCAATGGCAAAACATGAGACTGAAGAAGAAAAGATCTTCCGAATgtttaaaaaccaaacagctGCTGAACCAGAGCAG ATAATTAGATActgcagaggaggagaaggtCCACTCTGGGTGTCAGGTGAAAACAGGCCTGAAGAAAAAGATATCCCAAATTGTGTATGTGGTGCCAAAAGGATATTTGAATTCCAG ATTATGCCACAGCTCCTGAATCACCTTCAGGTTGACAGCCTTGGAGAGAGCATTGACTGGGGAACACTGGTGGTGTATACTTGTGCCGAGAGCTGCGGTGGGGGAAGTGAATACCTGGAAGAATTCATATGGAAACAAGACTATTCCATGGGCTGTACTTTGTGA
- the PDCD2 gene encoding programmed cell death protein 2 isoform X2 gives MAPGVELGFAAAAEGPGAAWRLRSTYFPSKVGGRPAWLGEAGLPGPAALRCGRCQQPCAFLLQLYAPLPGRPDAFHRSLFVFACRSPACYRPPGPRGPFRVFRSQLPRRNDTYPEEPPPEEPPPGPAPAPPRRLGSGAALCRVCGCLGPRCCGRCRRAAYCGPEHQALDWRRGHRRSCDQHAAGEYEILIEPEEPEFPADSTDDEQEAEDTSKDTKEQEELGAAGTADEAFQSLDEKTLEAMAKHETEEEKIFRMFKNQTAAEPEQIIRYCRGGEGPLWVSGENRPEEKDIPNCVCGAKRIFEFQIMPQLLNHLQVDSLGESIDWGTLVVYTCAESCGGGSEYLEEFIWKQDYSMGCTL, from the exons ATGGCTCCCGGCGTGGAGCTGGGTttcgcggcggcggcggagggcCCGGGCGCTGCCTGGCGGCTGCGCAGCACCTACTTCCCCAGCAAGGTCGGGGGCCGGCCGGCGTGGCTGGGCGAGGCCGGGCTGCCGGGCCCCGCCGCTCTGCGCTGCGGccgctgccagcagccctgcgccttcctgctccagctgtaCGCGCCGCTGCCCGGCCGCCCCGACGCCTTCCACCGCAGCCTCTTCGTGTTCGCCTGCCGCAGCCCCGCCTGCtaccgcccgcccggcccgcgcggGCCCTTCCGCG TGTTCCGGAGCCAGCTGCCGCGGCGGAACGACACGTACCCCGAGGAGCCGCCCCCCGAGGAGCCgcccccgggcccggcccccgcgCCCCCGCGGCGGCTGGGCAGCGGCGCCGCGCTCTGCCGCGTCTGCGGCTGCCTGGGGCCGCGCTGCtgcgggcgctgccgccgcgccGCCTACTGTGGGCCCGAGCACCAGGCGCTGGACTGGCGGCGCGGGCACCGCCGCTCCTGCGACCAGCACGCCGCCGGAG AATATGAAATTTTGATAGAACCTGAGGAACCAGAATTTCCTGCTGACAGCACTGATGATGAACAAGAAGCTGAAGATACATCAAAGGACACAAAAGAACAAGAGGAACTTGGagctgcaggcactgcag ATGAAGCATTTCAGTCCTTAGATGAAAAGACATTGGAAGCAATGGCAAAACATGAGACTGAAGAAGAAAAGATCTTCCGAATgtttaaaaaccaaacagctGCTGAACCAGAGCAG ATAATTAGATActgcagaggaggagaaggtCCACTCTGGGTGTCAGGTGAAAACAGGCCTGAAGAAAAAGATATCCCAAATTGTGTATGTGGTGCCAAAAGGATATTTGAATTCCAG ATTATGCCACAGCTCCTGAATCACCTTCAGGTTGACAGCCTTGGAGAGAGCATTGACTGGGGAACACTGGTGGTGTATACTTGTGCCGAGAGCTGCGGTGGGGGAAGTGAATACCTGGAAGAATTCATATGGAAACAAGACTATTCCATGGGCTGTACTTTGTGA